TGGCGAGCCCGTCCTTGTAGTTCACCGTCGAATGCGTGACGCGGACGGTGACATCGCCCTCCATGAGATCGCTCTCGGCGAAGTCGGTGAAGGCGAGGCTGGGGCCGGTTTCGCCCTTGGTTGCGACGAGGGCCTTGAAGCTGGTCATGGGCGTATCCTCCGGAATGCGTTTCCGGCAGCAGATACGCAGCGCAGGCCGCGCGGCAACCCCGCGCGGCTTTCGCCTTTCGTCAGGCCGGCTGCGGCACCGCGCGCTCGACCGGCTTCTCGACGATCGGCAGGTTGATCAGCGCCGAGGCGATGCCGAGCGCGACCGACAGCCACCAGACGACGATGTAGGAGCCGAAGGCCTCGTAGAGCAGGCCGCCGAGCCAGACGCCGAGGAAGCCGCCGACCTGGTGCGAGAAGAAGGCGAAGCCATAGAGCATCGCCATGTATTTCGTGCCGAACATCAGCATGACCAGCGAGGAGGTCGGCGGCACGGTCGAGAGCCAGAACAGCCCGATGACGATGCCGAAGCAGATCGCGGTGGCCGGGCTCGGCGGCAGCAGGATGAAGACGGCGATCGCGGCGGCGCGGCCGAAATAGATCCAGGCCAGCAGATGGCGCTTGGGCATCCGCGTCGAGAGCCAGCCGGAGGAGAGGGAGCCGACGGCGTTCGCCAGCCCAATCACGGCCAGCGTCCAGCCGCCGACCCAGGCCGGCAGGCCCATATCCTTGAGATAGGCCGGCATGTGGACGGTGATGAAGGCGAGCTGGAAGCCGCAGGTGAAGAAGCCGAGCACCAGCAGGACGTAGCTGCGATGGCGGAAGGCCTCGGTCAGCGCCTGGGCGATCGACTGGTTGGGCAGATTGGCGGCAGAGGCCTGGACCGCCCCGCCGATCTTGCGCGTCGACAGGAAGATCGAGATCGGCAGGATCGGCAGCAGCGTCATCGCGAAGACCATCAGCGCCTGGTTCCAGCCGATCTGCTCGATCAGGATGTTGCCGATCGGCGGATAGAGGAACTGGCCGAAGGAGCCGGCCGCCGTGCCGGCGCCGAACGCCATCGGCCGCCAGGATTCGGGCAGGAGCTTGCCGAAGGCGGCCAGCACGAGGTTGAAGGAGCAGGCCGAGAGGCCGAAGCCGATCAGGACACCGGCGCCCAGATGCAGCTGCAGCGGCGTCGTGGCGATCGCCATCATGACGAGGCCCGCGCCATAGAGCAGCGCGCCCGCGCAGAACACCTTGACGATGCCGAAGCGGTCCGCGATGGCGCCCGCAAACGGCGCGCCCAGCCCCCAGAGCAGGTTCTGGATCGCGAGCGCCAGCCCGAAGGTGTCGCGCCCCCAGCCGAACTGCACCGTCATCGGAATCTGGAACAGGCCGGCGCTGGCGCGCGGGCCGAAGGTGATCAGCGCGATCAGGCAGCCCGCCGCGACGATGATCTCAGGCGCATGGCTGCGCCCCGGGGCGGGGCTCGAGGCGACGCTCATGGACTGACATCTCCGGCAGGACTGACGTGTGGCTGCACGATAGCGCCGAACACGACGCCACGATAACGCGATTTCGTGGCATGGCGCATCACGCGGATGCATGGGAGGCCGGCGACTTTGCCGCTGCGATCTCGACCTCCCCACCCGGCGTTAACCCGCGCTCAACCCTACCGAGGTGATAACGGCATCAGGCGAAAGCGTGCCGTTCGTGCGCCGGTCGCTCCCCTCGTGTTCGGACGGGTGTGCGGTTTTGAGTCATTTGCGTTTGCGCCGGCGTACGAGACGCATCGGATCGGCGGGCCTGAAATGGGCCCTGTCGACGGTCGCGCCCTGGGCGCTGGCCGCGGGGATGCTGGTCTCCTTCACCGCCTCCGCCGGCCAGAACGCCGGCCTCGACACGCTGCCTGCGACCGCGCTCGGCCGCACCCTGCCCGGCCCGGCCTCGGAGCTGGAGGAAGGCCCCTCGCTGCTCGTCGCGGCCAGCGCCTTCCGTCTGCCCGGCCTGTCGCTGAGCTCGTCGGTCCTCAAGGCGCATCTCAATTTCGACGATCCCGAGCGCCGCTTCGCCATCGATCCGCGCCAGCCGCGCGAGGAGCTGAAGCGCAGCGCCAAGAGCTTCCCCGAGGTCGACCGCAGCGCCAAGGGCGATCCGCTGCCGCGGCTGCGCCCGGGCCTCTCGGCGCGGGCGCCGGGCGAAGTCGAGCGCGTCGTCTTCGGCGACACCCAGCCGGGGCTGATCTCGGGCGGCTTTTCGCTGGAGGCCATGCGCGAGGCGGAGGGCATCACCGGCCCGCCGGTCGGCTTCGAGCCGCCTGCCAACGAGCAGGGCCTGACCGACCCCGCGCTCTCGGATTCCTCGCCGGATGCGCTCGCGGCCTCGGGGCTCTCGCCCTATGGCAATGTCCCGCGCACGCTCGACGGCGCGACGCCCGGCGTCGCCGCGCCGCTGGCGCAAACCTCGACGACGCCGTCGGTCAACTACAGCGTCACCACGCTGGTGCCGGCGGTGCTGCCGACCGCGCCGGAGCGGGCCGGGCCTGCTGGCCCGCGCACCCGCCTCGCCGCTGCGACGCGGCGCGCTGCCCGAGACCGGCGCACGCGAGATCTATACCGGGCTGATCCCGGCCGCCGACATGGCGCGCCAGCAGCGCTGCCTGGCGGAAGCGGTCTATTTCGAGGCGCGCTCTGAATCCGACGAGGGCCGCGCCGCGGTGGCGCAGGTGGTGCTCAACCGCGTCAAGAGCACGCTCTACCCCGACAGCGTCTGCGGCGTGGTCTACCAGAACAGCCACCGCTATTTGGCCTGCCAGTTCACCTTCACCTGCGAAGGCAAATCCCTGCGCATCACCGAGCCCGGCCCCTGGCGCGACGCGGTCCGCATCGCCCGCGAGGTCTATGAGGGCACGACCTATCTTCCCGAAGTCGGCGCCTCGACCCACTATCACGCGCAGTATGTCCGCCCCTACTGGGCCAAGAAGCTCAAGAAGATGGACACGATCGGCCAGCACGTCTTCTACAAGCTGCGGCCGGGGCAGACGTGAGGGGTGAGGCGCGAACCTTCGAGCGCCAATGAACGAATGCTCGAGCCCACCTGGGGCGGGGGCGATCGCGGAAGAGACAATGGCTGAAGGTTCGAGGCTAAAAACAGTTCGGATCGGTGTAGTAGAGCACGGTCGACCTCGAGCACTTGCGACACTGGCCGAGATGGCAACGGGAGATGTGATCGTCGATCTTAGAGCTCGAAGATTTCTTTCCGATGTGCCTGTGCCGTTCGCGAGCCCAGAACCTGCCGACGCAGGCACTAACATAACCGAGTTTAGGTTTACGATCCATCCGAGTATCAACAGCCCGGAGGCAATCAACTTCATCAACTTGCACGTTACACTGACTGACGAGCCCCGGGTGATCAGTCGTCACGTCACCCCGGCCATTAAGGAGCAACCAGGGCGTTTCTCGTTCCTGTTTAGTAGACTCTATCCGGTTCTTTCCGATCCGACTTACGATTTCGCCAAGCCCACAGAGCGGTTTGAAATCGATTGGATCGAACGACCTTCCGTTCACCGTCGCGGTCGTTGCCTTTGTGACGAACCCTGCCACCCAAATTCATCTCGAACGGGCCGATTTCAAACTTCAAATCTACCGTTTCAAGAGCTGCGCGATCGTGATCGCCTCAGCCTTCTTCACTGGCCCTCCATACCAATATTCTCGGGTCTGGTCATGTGTAACGCAGGTCGAAACGGGCCCGTCCAAATCCTTCGATATCGAAGGCTTAGAGCGGTTGACGCTAGCGACGCTGATTGATCTGAAGCTGGAGTATCAGCAGATACTGATCGATCGGGGCGGGTTCGAGGATATCCTGCCGTTCATCGCGTCTGCGACGTTCCTGGCCGAGCCAACACTGA
This portion of the Bosea sp. OAE506 genome encodes:
- a CDS encoding cell wall hydrolase; its protein translation is MARQQRCLAEAVYFEARSESDEGRAAVAQVVLNRVKSTLYPDSVCGVVYQNSHRYLACQFTFTCEGKSLRITEPGPWRDAVRIAREVYEGTTYLPEVGASTHYHAQYVRPYWAKKLKKMDTIGQHVFYKLRPGQT
- a CDS encoding MFS transporter, with product MSVASSPAPGRSHAPEIIVAAGCLIALITFGPRASAGLFQIPMTVQFGWGRDTFGLALAIQNLLWGLGAPFAGAIADRFGIVKVFCAGALLYGAGLVMMAIATTPLQLHLGAGVLIGFGLSACSFNLVLAAFGKLLPESWRPMAFGAGTAAGSFGQFLYPPIGNILIEQIGWNQALMVFAMTLLPILPISIFLSTRKIGGAVQASAANLPNQSIAQALTEAFRHRSYVLLVLGFFTCGFQLAFITVHMPAYLKDMGLPAWVGGWTLAVIGLANAVGSLSSGWLSTRMPKRHLLAWIYFGRAAAIAVFILLPPSPATAICFGIVIGLFWLSTVPPTSSLVMLMFGTKYMAMLYGFAFFSHQVGGFLGVWLGGLLYEAFGSYIVVWWLSVALGIASALINLPIVEKPVERAVPQPA